One window of Phycodurus eques isolate BA_2022a chromosome 17, UOR_Pequ_1.1, whole genome shotgun sequence genomic DNA carries:
- the arl10 gene encoding ADP-ribosylation factor-like 10, producing the protein MSRGGTARESEETAAVGVRTRPPTSDSTPAAGPAHMVLLRHISVALTAAVAALGSAIFIALSYFYPRPICAPYAQYSTIQEEEEDRGKRQVLVLGLDGAGKSSVLQSLTPGRAKRSRCRPTRGFNFMSLSVPACQLNFLEIGGGEELRCYWSEYLIRTHVLVYVVDSSDRSRLPLAKSELHRLLEVQPQLPVVVLGNKQDKPDAVSVSELHEALSLGSVAEDRNLFLLGTQLAPDGTLRNSCRGLDTFQDLLLELV; encoded by the exons ATGTCGAGAGGAGGAACCGCACGAGAGTCAGAAGAGACAGCGGCAGTCGGCGTCCGCACTCGTCCGCCAACCAGCGACTCCACTCCGGCTGCCGGCCCCGCACACATGGTGCTCCTTCGGCACATCTCGGTGGCGCTGACCGCTGCCGTGGCCGCGCTGGGCTCCGCGATCTTCATCGCCCTCAGCTACTTCTACCCGAGGCCAATATGTGCACCGTACGCCCAATATTCTACCATCCAGGAA GAGGAAGAGGACCGCGGGAAGCGTCAGGTCCTGGTTCTGGGCTTGGACGGGGCCGGGAAGAGCAGCGTGCTTCAGAGCCTGACGCCCGGGCGGGCCAAGAGGAGCCGCTGCCGGCCCACCCGGGGCTTCAACTTCATGAGCCTCAGCGTGCCCGCTTGTCAGCTGAACTTCCTGGAGA TTGGAGGTGGCGAGGAATTGCGCTGCTACTGGTCTGAGTATCTGATCAGGACTCACGTGCTGGTCTACGTGGTGGACTCGTCCGACCGAAGCCGCCTCCCGCTGGCCAAGTCGGAGCTGCACCGCCTCCTGGAGGTGCAACCCCAGCTCCCCGTGGTGGTCCTGGGGAACAAACAG GATAAACCGGATGCCGTGAGCGTGTCAGAGCTCCACGAGGCCTTGTCTCTGGGCTCGGTGGCGGAGGACAGAAATCTGTTCCTCCTGGGCACCCAGCTGGCCCCCGACGGGACCCTGAGGAACTCCTGCCGAGGCCTGGACACCTTCCAGGATCTCCTGCTCGAGCTTGTCTGA